The proteins below are encoded in one region of uncultured Eubacteriales bacterium:
- a CDS encoding hypothetical protein (Evidence 5 : No homology to any previously reported sequences) encodes MKRAVHDRQFKMAQAEAHSVHDTEKELGVSASSLRSWINK; translated from the coding sequence ATGAAAAGAGCAGTACACGACAGGCAGTTTAAAATGGCACAGGCGGAGGCTCATTCTGTTCATGATACAGAGAAAGAGCTTGGCGTTAGCGCCAGCAGTCTGCGCAGTTGGATTAACAAATAA
- a CDS encoding hypothetical protein (Evidence 5 : No homology to any previously reported sequences) — MLDCAYFTEFTVMKLALTRESKNIDISLKPSNLLI; from the coding sequence TTGTTGGACTGTGCGTACTTTACTGAGTTTACAGTAATGAAACTGGCACTTACGCGCGAATCGAAAAATATAGATATTTCTTTGAAACCATCGAATTTACTGATATAA